Part of the Phocoena phocoena chromosome 8, mPhoPho1.1, whole genome shotgun sequence genome, TCCTTGGCAGTACATTGGAGATGGTAGCACTTGGCTCACAGGTTTTGTTTTGCAGGTTACATTAAATAATGTAACCATAATTCTTGGCACAGTGACCGGCACATAATACGTATATATCAGTTGAGTTTTCCAGGTACCCAAAAAAGGACAGCTGGGTTAGAGTAGATTCCTGTCCTTTGCTTCCTCCTTTCCTAGACCGTGTCTaaatacaattgacccttgaacaaatgGGTTAGAACTGTGTGGGTCTGCTTATGTGGACATTTTTCAATAgtaactacagggcttccctggtggctcagtggttaagaatccgcctgccaatgcaggggacacgggttcgagccctggtccgggaagatcccacatgcagcagagcaactaagcccatgagccacaactactgagcctgcgctctagagcccgcgagccacaactactgagcccacgtgctgcaactactgaagcctgcgcgcctagagcccatgctctgcaacaagagaagccaccgcaacgaagagtagcctccgctcaccacaacgagagaaagcccgtgcgcagcaacaaagacccaacacagccaaaataaataaataaatttatttaaaaaaaaaaaaagtaagtacagCACTACACGATCTATGAGGTTGGTTGAAGCCGCCACACTTGTGGAACCACGGATTCAGAGGAACTGTGGATACGGAAGGCGGACTCTAAGTTATAGGTGGATTTTTGACTGTAAGAAGGGTTGGCGCCCCTAACCCCACACctttgtttaagggtcaactgtacttactTCCCAGACATGACACCCCCTTCCAACCTGAACCCTGATGTGTGCACCTCTTTTGCACAGGAGAATGTGATCCGAGAATTCAACTTGAATGAGCTATATCAACGGGCCAAGAAGCTATCAAAGGCTGGAGATAATACCCCCGAGGAGCATCCTGTGGCCCCAGTGCCCACTGCAGTGCCAGATGGGGAGAGCAAGAAGGACAAATAGGATCCCTGCCTTCAGTACTTCATCTCCTGTCAGTCCCAGGCACCTCTGAGGCCCTGCCCTTTCTGTAGCCACAAGCGTTGCCTGAGgccttggccttttttttttttttttccctgtttggCTCTGCCTAGGAGGGGCAGGATATTGCTTCTGATTTTTAAGAGGCATCCAGGGAAATGACAGGTGTCCTCCAGGAAGGCCTCTACTGCTGTGGTCTGCTATTTGACTGGAAGGAGGGAAAGATCTTATATGGTGGAGGGAGAAATGCTTTCCTTCCAAGCTTGGGCCAGTGTGTCAACTGCTGTGTGCTGGCCACACATCTCCATCACACGCTGGTTTCATTATTCCTCATAGTGGATATACACAGCCTGCTTAGATTAGATTAAACCCTAACATAACAGGCCAAGATGCAGAGTTAGTGCTAagatttttccctcaagactctTGCTTCTTTAAGCCCTTTTGGCTTGGTCTGTGgcctatatttaaaaagtataagcCTGTCACTGGTCCCAAGGAGAAACCTTTAACCACAGAGTTTTCTCATTGAAAATATTATtgaataatctccctattttatgGAGATTGGGAGGAAGGGGAATAGAAGTTTGAGACTTCCTTTGTGTGGTGGGCCCTGGAGGAGAAGGCCCCTGGGCAGGGTCTCACTTACCCTCCTgcgtcctccccacacccagttGATGGTTTTCCATAATAAAGAGACTGGAATTTACTTTTGATTGCGCCTTTGTGTGTTATTCATGTATTAGAAAAGCTAGGCAACTGCAGAGGAGTTGTCCACCTTAATTTCAAAGGGCATCCTGATCAGTTTCACCAAGTGCTGTACGTCGGTCCCCAGGATTGCGAAAAGCTGGAGAAGGTTTAGATTCCCTAACCCTAGAGTTAAGTTGTCTTGGTTTGGGATTGGTCCGCGGGTCCCCGGAAGGAGGTTTTGGGTAGGGATCGTGATGCACACCATTTAGCTGGTCGCGCGGTTACAGAAAAGCCTGTGTGAAGCCAGGCTCGTTGTCAGagctgcccgcccccccccccagcactGGTGGCTCGGTCTGGAGCCTACCTCCCCCGTCTCTACGTGCTGAGTGGCTCTGCCCGaaggccccgcccccaggccacGTGGGCGCCCACCGCCACGCTTTCTGCAGTTTAAGAGGTTTTGTTTGGAGAGCCGAGTGGGTTGCGGTTTGGATCTTGGAGCTTGGCTGGCCTCTCCTCGGTGGCCGCGTCTCCACCCTATTCCCGCCCCAGGTCGGCTCGGTTCCCAGCCGGGCTCCAGGCGCCATGGCTTCCCGCGGGAGGAAGCGGAAGGCCGAGGCGGCGCTGGCCGCAGCGGCCGAGAAGCGGGAGAAGCCGGCTagcagccagaagggagtggaggaGGCGAGCGTCGTTATCGAGCATTGGTGAGGGGTTCTGGGGGGTAATGGGGGGCGGGCAAGGGCGCCGCAGACCAAGGGTCCCAGTCTCTGACCTCCCCCATCTCTCCTTAGCATGAGCTGACGCGTCTACGGGCGCAACGCCGCGGCCCTGAGCCAGGCGCTGCGCCTGGAGGCCCCGGAGCTTCCAGTGAAGGTGAACCCTACCAAGCCCCGGAGGGGCAGCTTCGAGGTGACACTGCTGCGACCCGACGGCAGCAGTGAGTGACGGCCCGCGGCGGGGCGTTGGGGGGCATGGATCCGAGGCGAGGAAGCGCTGGTCTCAAACCGCCGCCGCCTCATGATTTCGGGGACTTGCTGGTGGATTGCAAAGTAATTTCGCTTCACGTGCACTTTTCCCAGGTGCGGAGCTCTGGACTGGGATTAAGAAGGGGCCCCCACGCAAACTCAAGTTCCCTGAACCTCAAGAGGTGGTGAAGGAGCTGAAGAAGTACCTTTCGTAGGGAGGTTTGGGCAGAAGTCCTCACGCTGAGGTTTGATATGGGAAATGGGGGAGAGTGGACTGATCTTGGTGTGGCTATTGGCGGAGCAGCACTTACTGTTAAACCCCTTATTTCACACAGGACCTacattttcataattcttttcTGCTCTCAGGATTTCCTCTAGTGGGAATACCTCTTCCCCTTACTGGTGGGAAAAACTGAAGTACGCAAAAAATGATTTCTATCCAGTGTGCCCTTTGCTAATTCCATGTttcatttcattgtctttgagctAAGTCGTGGAATACCGATGGTAATgtaaatgattataaaaatgcaaattgtgTCCTTAGACGATGCAGTTAATTGTTGCCCTTGGGGTGTAGACcagttttacatatttaaaaaaactcattttcCTGTAAATCCCACTTATTTATTGGGGATTCCCTTATTTATCGGTAAGGGTTATAATTCTCCCCTTTCCTGATCAAATCTTTGTGTAACTTCAGGTATGCCTACTCCTGTCCTCTTGTCTTTTTTGTTACTGGTGTGTTGTTTCTGTTACCACCCCATGTAATAACCCTGCATTGTAGTCCTCTCACGCCTGGTCACAGGATTTGACCTTGTCTTTATCCCTAGTGCTTTATAGAGTGCTTTGGCATGTTGTCAGGCACTTGATACGTTGAGGGAGATGTGGGGGGAGGATGCAGTCCTTGAGCTCTCCTGGGTTTGTGGGTTCAAGGGAGGAGGGCTGGCCATATGATTGCCTGGAGCCCTTCTCTAACTTTTTTCCCACTCTCATTTTCACAGCCTCTGTCCCTGGTGATGTTGGAGCATTTATGACGGGACATGGCCAAACTTCAGTCATGTGCCTGAAGCTGTGGTTTCTTCTCCAGAAACGGTGGTTCAGTTGTGAGGCAATCCTCTAGTAAGGCACTGAAAAGTTCTTGGATtggtttcataaaaattaaagtatttgaGTTTGATATCTATGAGTAATGAAGTAAAACTTAATCTTATGGTAAAGGGATGCCCTAAGCCAGCCTTATGGGATTGGTCCCCCTTGTGTTTTTCATAACCTAAGGTCACCAATTAACCTGGAACTCCTGTGGTCCCTGTTAAAGCATGTGAAATACTTGTAAAAACTATGGGGAAAaactaaataatttctttttaaaacagcagCTGTTATCTTTTTCAACTCACTTCTCCGAAGTGATGATGGAAGTACATCTTCCTGGCCCCTGTGGAGGTTCTGGCTAGACTAACCATACTGGCAGTGACTAAGCCACGCATATTAGGTACTAGACAATATCCTGTCACTCCCACCCACTTAGTGTTCCATCCCAGCATTGCTTCACACCTCCTTGTGGAACATTTTCTCTCCCACAGAACCCCCACCACAGAGGGCTGGTCTTTCTCAGCTCTTCCTGAATCAGTTATTAGATGCCTCTTGACCTGGGAGAACTGGCTTTGGCTGTTGGCTATTACCTATGACCCACTAGAGTTGTGACACACAGTTTATTGTTTCACTTGTCACTAACTGCAAAATAGATTATAAAGAGGTAAGATGGTTCAAGTTCATAATTTTCTACTCATGGAACGATTTTTGCCTGCCTCCAAAagcctggggagggaaggagagctggGGGTGTATCTGCCTCTTGTGCTAAGAGGACAGGGCATGTGCCAGCCCGCCCGTGTACCTTCTGTTAGCCAACATTTCCCACCCTCCCAGTCCCTCTAACCTGCCCTCCCCACTCCATTACGTTAGTATGTCCACCTCTGTTTCTGACTCTGAGGAAGGGTCGGGCCATACGGAGGGAATACTCATGGGCTCAATCCCCTCTGACATCGAGTCCACCACATCAATCTCTTCCTCTTCAGGGCTAGCAGGAAGTGGATCCAACAACTCAGAGTTGCCAAATCCCTCCTTGCTTGCCTCTGGAGCAGGGTATAATACTTCATCCGTAGTTAGGGACACTTCCAGCCCAGTCTCCACCCAGTTTGAACAGGGAGGTGAGAGGTCCCCATAGGACCTTTGGGGAGGGTCAAGGGAGTTGATGTGGAAAAGTTTGTCTCTCTGACCATCCAGTGGCTGGGAGCTGGGAATTTCCAGGTCTGGAGTCCAAGAGCCTCCCATTGAAAGCACCTCCCCTTCACTCACCTCAGAGGGCATGACAAGGGGGCTAAAAGGCTCAATTGGCCCTTTGTTCTCACCAGCAGGTTCCTTTTCCAATCCTGTGATTTCCCTGGGCCAGAGCTCCACGTCTGGCAAACACCATTCTTCCCCTTCAATCCAGTTCTTTCCTGTTTCTGTCAGGTGATAACTAGGGGTCCTGCAGCCCTCAGCCCGGGGACTCTCCAGAGACCCTATGGGTGGCTCGATGTCTGAGCCACAGAGCATGAAGTCCAGGATTTCCTCCAGCTCGCTGGTGGCAGCAGCACTGGTGATTCGGTACTCCTCAGCCTCGCACGGCTGCCCGAGCAGGGCTGTGTCAAATGCATAGGGCTCTCTGCAGTCAATATCCAATCCCGGTTCCTTCCCTATCAGCTCTGGACTGGACCCAAACCCGGACTTCACCACTGGGTTGTCTGGGGAGCGGCCAGCACAGAGCAGAATGTCTTGTAGCCTAGAGTGCATGGGGGAGTCCTCACACAGGTCTATTCTAGCAGATGTCACTTCCTGCTCATCACCTGAGGACGGCTGAGTCCCTGGAGGCTCTTTTGAGTCTTCAGGTTCTGGGATCTGAGGGCTATCTTGAGAGTTTTTGAGGGGAGGCTCTTGAACTACCTCCCAGCAGGTCCCGTTGACGATCTTGCGAAGCTTCACTCTGCCGACCTGCCCCTCTGCAGGGTCTGAGTTAGGTGCCCTGACCTCAGGGCTCTGCTTCCTGTTCCCAGCCGACTTTCCAAGACCAGATTGGCTTGGGGTGCTCTGTAGAGGACTAGTTCGCCCTGTTTTCTGCTTGTCCTCTGGTGCTTCTTTCTTTATACTCTTCTGCCGCCAGAGACGccggccaggggctgggggtactGAGCTGGGTCCACTTAAAAGGCCGGCAGGCTTGGACGTACAGACGTCAAGAGACAGCTTTGAGCGGCTCAGCCTGATCTTCCTGGGCAACAGTCGCTCGTCCACAGAGGCGTACAAGCTGGGTGGGGAAAGTGCTGTAGGACCAAGGGCAGAGTAACTTTTGTTCTCTTTAGGTCCCTGACTGTGGCTTGATGGTGAAGAGCCTTTTTCTTGTGGAGTTGGGCAGGCTCTGGCCTTCCTCTTGAGCAGAAGCGTGCCCGACCGGTTCTCTGTGTTCTGTCGGTTGTTCTCCTGgggcccctcctccttccccgagGACTTCAATCTCACTGCCCCAAGAGGACAGGGAGTCTGGGTAACAGGTAGTGGAGTTCGTGGGCGGCAGATGGATGCCACCACCCTGGCAGAGATGGGAGCAGCACTTGGAGGTTGTAGGCACTCCCTGTTCAGTCTTCGACCCTGAGGGGCCTTCACCAACTTCCCACCCTCTAGATGGAGGGATTCTAGCTCAGATACACGGAGCTGCCGGGCAGCAGAAAGCACATCCTGGGCTTCTTCTCGAGATACTTCCATCTCTGAGGTATACAGGAAGTCCACCAGCTTCCTAAGTGTCCTGATCTTCAGGCCCCCCAGCTCGAGCACCACCTTCCGACCCTGAGctggcctctcccgctccagGCGCTCTGTGAAGAAGGGGCTGCAGGCCGAAAGGATGCAGCAATGGGCTGGGACTGCCTCACCTGGAGGGAAACCCAAACACTTTTTATGTGTCTCATGCCGACTGGCATGTTCACAGGTTAAGCACAGACATTACTACCTAAATGTGCTGCCTCTTCTCAGTTTCCCTCCACATTAGTTGAAGGATAAATTTAGTTCTGCCTGCCTGGAACATTCTGCCATTACCTAGTTAACTCAGTTTTTACCTATTTTAGGCTTTCAGAAAGGCTTCCCCCACCCTACCCCGTCTGGGTTAGGTGCTCTGCAGCTATCGTAGCATTCAGCTATCTGCGCTGTAAGTGTCCATCTCCTTCACTAAACTGTAATCTCTGTGAGGACAGAGACCGTGTCTGTCTTGCTCACTGAAGTATATAGCCCGTGCTTGACACAAAGTAGGGGATCAAATACCTGCTGAGTAAATGTTTTTGACTCACACAAGAGTTTAAAACTTTCTATAGAAGCTGCTTGTGGTCTAACAGATCATGAGCTCTGGGTATGGATGATCAGGGCTCAGTTCTCTCCTGAGCTCTCTTCACTGCCTGGTATCCACTGTCCTGAACAACCTTCTCATTTTATGGGCACTTCATGGGCAATTTCCATCTCTCCAATGGCTTCAGTTACCAAAGGCTTGCTGATGACTCCCAGATTCTACACCTGCCCAGGTATCTTTTCTGAGATATTAAGCATGCCGTAGCCTGCATGACTACATGGAGGTCCCACAAGTACCTCCAATGTAATCTTTCTAGAAAGTGAACTCATCATTCCCCACACTCCAAAACTTCCCaatttttacttcaaaataagATGGCACATTCATCCAATTACCCAGGCCTGAAAACCAGAAGTcatatttgattcttttctcttacccACTGCATCTAGTCAAacattaagttttttaaaaaagctaatacTTCTTGAGtccttattatgtgccaggcgtCTGAGGATTTTAGcagcattaattcattcaatcttCACTGCAACCTTGTGGGGTAGCTGTcattacagatgagtaaactgtgGCATAGTGAAGTAACATGCCCACAATTACAGTTAAGGAGCAGGGACAAGGTTTGAACCCAGGGCTACAGTCTATGCTCTTAACTGCAGCAAGTTTTGTAAATTCTCTTGAATAGCTCATAaactatatatttctttctattctcAGTGCCTTAGTTCAGGCCATTCCCTCTCTCCTGGATTCCAAAATAGCCTCCTATCTGGGCTCAATAACAATCTAATAATTCTCATTGCAGCCCCAGTGCTGTTTCTAAAGCAGTTAGGACCTTCTTGAAACCTTTAAATACATTTCTCAGTGTGCTGAGGATAAGACCAACTTCCTTGGTATGACACTTCAGACCTGCTGATCTCTCTAGCCACACCTCTGATCAATACACTCATAGTCTGTGCTCTAGCCATAATGAACCACTCGCAAATCCCTGGTCACGTGTGTACATCTCTGTacatgctgttttctctgcctgggaaAATCTTACCCATTTCCTCCTACTTCTATGTGTCCTTCACAACTCACCTatggggttatttatttatttatttttaacagttgattttttttttaatttattttttggctgcattgggtcttcgttgctgcgcgtgggcttttctctagttgtggtgagccggggctactcttcgttgcggtgcgcgggcttctcattgcggtggcttcccttgtgaagcgtgggctctaggcgtacgggcttcagtagttgtggcacgcgggctcagcagttgtggcttgcgggctctagagcacaggctcagtagttgtggcgcacgggcttagttgctccgtggcatgtgggatcttcccggaccagggctcgaacccgtgtcccctacattggcaggcagattcttaaccactgcgccaccgaggAAGTCCCCTATGGGGTTATTTCCTCCAAGAAATTGTCCCTAACACCCATCCCCCAACCTACTCAAGTCTGTGAAGGATGCTCCTCTTTTGTGCTCCTGTATCAGCTTATACTCACCCCAATGTTATACTGCCCGGTTATCTGGATGCACTGGTTATTTGAACGTCTCCCCTTTACGTGGTTTCCTTACGAGGATGGACTTACCTTCATATATGCTGTAtgtatggcatatatatatataccttcatatatactatatatacttcATATATACTATATGCCATGCTAGTAAAGTACACCGGGCAGTTGaaactttttatgtttattttgaattaagGAATGCATCCCAACTCTGCACTTCCTAAGAGAACCAacagacaagtcacttaactctcTAGGGCTCAATTCACTCATCTGTACTGCTGGAACCATGTAACATTCCACATCTCACAAGGCTGTTATAAGAATCAAATGAGACACTAAACTGTGCTATATGTACTCTGCAAACTGTAGAGTGTTACACAGTGTTGGCTGTCATAATCCTTTTTGATAAATGAAGAAAGTGAACTGGAAAGAGGTGAAGTTACTTGCTCATTTGTTACTGTTAGTAACAAAACTAGGACTTAAACTCGGACTCCTAGTCTTAGGCCTTTTACACTATACCAGGCTCTACCCCAAGCTGACTTAACGTTTCAAGTGTAAAGGGAAGGGGTGGAAATAAGCTATATGTTTTTAGGTttaacaacaaaacaataaaagccATCAATTTGaagacaagaaaaaaggaaaatatgtaataGTATCATTTAAGTAAGTATCTAATACTTACATTGTGCTTCGTACGTTAAaagtactgttctaagtgctttacttaTGTTAACTCAACGTTCACAACCATCCCACTACGGTGTATCCATGTTTTACCGAATTTCTGTGCTTACAAAACTTTAtaattagtttcattttttaagagaAGGGGCATAATCTCACTTTCACTCATTGAAAAATGTACCTGTCCTAGAAACAGCTCTTTACCAAATAGCTTACAGCACTCAAAGGCAATAATTACACACTTTCCTGGTTTTGTCCTTCACTGCTTGGCCCTGAAGTCATTTTATCTTAGTCTATGGTGAGTTTTCAATTGAGTCCCTACTAGTCTCTTACCTTCTGCCTGCAGAAGGACATCACAGAACACACCACTCTGTTGCTGGTGATGAAGCTGCAGAAAAGCTAGCCGGAGGAACCGGGGATTCCTGTATAGGATTTTGGGACTGGCAGGAGAGGACATGTTGGTCTCTTAACAAACCTAGGTTTTCATGGATCAGATTCCTGTGGGTGAAATAATACCTTTCAGAAGCACAAttatacctaatttttttttttttttgtctttgaaatgACAGGGAAATTTTGAAAGTGGGAGACAAAAGCATGAGTTGAGGAACCGTAAGCCCAGGCATTGTGCCAAGGGTGTCTCAAGAAAGAACATCCTAGTGGTTACAGGTGGGAGCTCAGAAACAGCCtagatttgaatctcagctctgtgaTTTATTAGCTTAGCTGTATCATTTCAGGCAAATGACCTAACTTCTCTGGGTCTTACTTTTCTCATCTAGGAAATGGGAATTATAACAGTCCTGTACTTACCTCGTAAGGCTGTTTTAGAGATTTAATGAGTCCATTTTACCAAACTGCTTAGTACTGTGTCTGGCACGAAACTAGCACTCCAAAAATGGAGTTGTTATTATCCTTAAACCTTCCTCATTCACATTGCCAGAAACTCAACTCCTATGGCGCTCACTACTCATATTCTTCCTGAGCACCACATTTCTGAGTTTCATGGGTATATACTTCCCCAATTTAACACATTTTAACAAAACGCTATGGAGTATTAAATGACCTCTAGGAAGCCGTACACACCTCCTTTTCTCTGCGCTCACTCTATCACACTAACCAGCAGAGGGTGCACAGTAAGGAAAAGAAGCTGCTGGACTTGGCGGGAAGGTCTCTCACAGCAGTAAGAATATTGCCACCGTGGGTTCGGATGTTCTTGACCGAAGTGAGCCTGACTCCACCTggaaatgggcaaagaatctggCCTTTAGGTTTGTCAATCTGGTCAGTTCTCTGGCTAACAATAAAGCAAGGATAATTAAGCGTTCTACCCCTCCCAACACAAGCTGGGTATTCTGACTTCAGGCTCACTACGTCTCCAGCTTTTTGCACTGAGATCTCCACACTCACTGCACAGCTGGTGCTCCTTCCCTGGCACGCAGTTTTCTGTCAGGTGGCACAGAAGCTCCAAACAGTTCACGTCAAACtatcaggaaagaaaagagtGGAAAGGTAAATAAGAAACTGTAGGCTCAGTTCCATCCCAGCCAGATAGATGGGGATATGGAGGATGGCAGCTGTTGCAAGGGCCCAGAGGTGGGCCCTGGGGAAGCTTCCCAATCCACCAGCACTGGGCCTTGTCCCCAGACCCAACCTGGAAGAGCTCTGCGGCAGGAGGTGCTCCTGCTGTCCTCTCCGTGCTTGGGTCCTCGGTCCGGCCTGCCTTGCTTCCTCCCAAGGTCCAGGCTCTCGCGGGAcgcggctgggggtgggggtggggtttagCAAAGCTGCACAACGTCCTGAGGGTTCTCCCCATCCAGAACCAAGGGAATCGGGGTTGGCAGGGGAAAGCAGGGCTTCAGGGAAGGCCCTGCAAAGCTGGGCGCCTCGGCCCAACTCCTTTGAAGAGAGAGCTCTCGGCGCAAAGGTTTCTGGGAATGGAGCGTGGGGATCCCGGAGGCCCTGATTCAAGGCTCACCCAACACCGTCACCTCCGGCCGCACGGGCTTTGCAGCCACTCCCTGGTGCCCTCGTCCTGCCGCAGGCTCGGGGATCCTTATGCACTGGGAAGTGGTGACAGCGAAAGCCTGAGGCCACGCGGCCGGTGCCACACACCTCGCGCCACCTTTCCGCTCACCGCACGTCGCGGCCCCGAcgtccttcctcctcccccagctcgCGGGCCTACGTCTGCCCGAATACGGTATCCCCATTGGCCGAGGCTCCTCAAAGAGCCAATCACAGGACTAGCGCTTTGGGCGGGAGGCTAAGTCTCGAGGGACTTGGAGGCTGCGGGAAAGCGGTAGGGCTGcaagaggaagggggaagggcccGCTCGGAAGGAATTCTTCTGGAAGCCAGCCTCGTCCTCTGTACCCGATGAAAACACACGGAAAAGAGGCTCAGGACTCCCAACAGGGCAGGCTCCAAGGTGGTAGAAGGGCATCTGCGGCTTCCCTTTGAGGAGGCTGCGAATGGCCTCGGCCTCACTAAGAGTACCCCAGGCGTAATGGAGGAGAAGGCCTCTGGATGTCTCCAGTCGCACCTTGTCCCCCATGTCTCTACCTAGATGTCTCCTAAGGCCAGGAATGTTCTGGAACAAGGTCCTCGGGCTAGTTTCTGAATTCAAATTTTTCACAGATTCCACTCTAGCCCCGCATCTCGGAGACCTGGTGACCCAGGAGGTGGCAGAACTTTCCGTCTGGAGGGGGTCACTGGTGTTGATTTCCTTCGCACACTTCCCGACTGGAAACAGCTGTTCTTAGGGatgatatcaaaaattaaaagatctcgagattaaacatttagagagaaTGCCAAGCCACGTTAGAAATCTGGACAGCTGCTCTCTCCCCCGTGCCCGTTAGGACCCGGGTCCCGGCTTCGGGTAGCTGCCTGGTATGTCCAGCGCTGGACAGAGCCGGCTGAATCCAATGCCACTGGGGACAAGGTGTGGTGAATTCGCCCGGAGCAGCCCCCGCAGAGGCCAACTGGAAGCAGGAAGGACGATGTCTGAGAGAAGGGGAACCTGCCCACGGACAAAACGTAGAGGGGTGAGTAGTACAGGGCGCTCAAGTGtatctttattgatattttacaCCTTTTCAAGAAGGATTTGAGGTGGTTGATTGAAATATGCGGGGTGGGGGTGAATTTCCAAGTCAGGTAATATTTTCCCTAGTTTGAGGCTCCTGCTCTTAAAAcgaagaaagaaacaaggaacagaagacatttttggttgccgTCATATTTTGAAGAGGTAGCAATTCGTGAAAGGACATAAAACTTAGCAGAAGGACAGGTTTTAGATGTTGTcagcacccacacacacacacacaaagcgaGCAAGCAAGGAAAAACAGGCAGAACAATACTTGTTCACGCATCTGTTACTGTGGAATCAAGACTAGATTACGCAGGTGCAATACCACTATAGGTGAATCTTTGGCGttgtaaagaaaatataagtatTACATCTCCTCGTGAATATATTATCAGGATTAGATTAATTTTCAAGAGGTACGAGGACACACTTCTtggttttatgtgtttttttaaaaatccaattttagTTACATCTTGTGTTAGTAGATTTTCTAAAGGGAATGATAAATGGCCATCCTTCGCAGGGCTTCAAAAATGACAAACTTTGTATGGTAATGTGTTGTCATCAGAGGGTAGAAAAGagcaaaaatgttttgttttcctttgtatggATAG contains:
- the BTBD18 gene encoding BTB/POZ domain-containing protein 18; this translates as MSSPASPKILYRNPRFLRLAFLQLHHQQQSGVFCDVLLQAEGEAVPAHCCILSACSPFFTERLERERPAQGRKVVLELGGLKIRTLRKLVDFLYTSEMEVSREEAQDVLSAARQLRVSELESLHLEGGKLVKAPQGRRLNRECLQPPSAAPISARVVASICRPRTPLPVTQTPCPLGAVRLKSSGKEEGPQENNRQNTENRSGTLLLKRKARACPTPQEKGSSPSSHSQGPKENKSYSALGPTALSPPSLYASVDERLLPRKIRLSRSKLSLDVCTSKPAGLLSGPSSVPPAPGRRLWRQKSIKKEAPEDKQKTGRTSPLQSTPSQSGLGKSAGNRKQSPEVRAPNSDPAEGQVGRVKLRKIVNGTCWEVVQEPPLKNSQDSPQIPEPEDSKEPPGTQPSSGDEQEVTSARIDLCEDSPMHSRLQDILLCAGRSPDNPVVKSGFGSSPELIGKEPGLDIDCREPYAFDTALLGQPCEAEEYRITSAAATSELEEILDFMLCGSDIEPPIGSLESPRAEGCRTPSYHLTETGKNWIEGEEWCLPDVELWPREITGLEKEPAGENKGPIEPFSPLVMPSEVSEGEVLSMGGSWTPDLEIPSSQPLDGQRDKLFHINSLDPPQRSYGDLSPPCSNWVETGLEVSLTTDEVLYPAPEASKEGFGNSELLDPLPASPEEEEIDVVDSMSEGIEPMSIPSVWPDPSSESETEVDILT
- the SELENOH gene encoding selenoprotein H; translation: MASRGRKRKAEAALAAAAEKREKPASSQKGVEEASVVIEHCMSURVYGRNAAALSQALRLEAPELPVKVNPTKPRRGSFEVTLLRPDGSSAELWTGIKKGPPRKLKFPEPQEVVKELKKYLS